CGCGACTTCGGTCACCACGTCGCGCCAGCCGGCCAGCTTCTCGCGCACCAGATCGGTGCCGGTCACGCCCAGCTCGATCCGGCCGGCGGCCAGTTCGCGCGGGATCTCGCCCGCGGACAGCAGGACCAGGGCCATGCCCTCGATCCCGTCCACGCGGCCCGCATATTCGCGGTCCGAGCCGCTGCGCGACAGGCGCAGGCCGCGATCCGCGAACCAGTCGAAGGTCTGTTCCATCAGCCGCCCCTTGGACGGCACGCCGAGCCGGATCATGCGCGCCCCTCCAGTTCGGCGACGAGGCCGGGGCGGATGATGCCGCCCACGGCCGGGATCTCGCGCCCGCGGCCCAAGACGCGGGTCAGCGCGTCATAGCGCCCGCCCGATGCGACCGGCGGCCAGCCCGCCCGGTCGGCCAGAAAGCTGAAGGTGAAGCCGTCGTAATATTCCATCGTCATGCGCCCGTGGCTGGCATCGAAGATCACCGCCCCCAGGTCGATCCCGCAGGCGGCGATGGCATCGAACCGCGCGCGGATGCGAGCCACGGCGGGGGCGATGGCGGGCATGTCGCGGGCCAGGTCGGCCAGGGCGGGCAGGGCCTCGGGCGCGGGGGCGCGCAGCGCGAAGAGGCGGTCCAGACGCTCGCTCCAGGCCGGGGGCAGGGGGGCCACGGCGGCGTCGCCGCGCAGCCGGGCGATGCGGCGGATCATCTCCTCCTCGGTCCGCATCCCGGCCCAGGGGGCGGGGCCTTCGGGAAAATCGCGCGCCACGGCGGGGGCCGAGAACCGCGCCAGCATGCGCGCGAAGCGGCCCGGCCGCCAGATATGGTGCATCAGCGCCTCGGCCCGGGCCTGGGTCAGCGGCAGGCCGCGCACCGCATCCAGCAGCAGGCCCATGTCGCCCGTCTGCGCCTGCAGGCCCAAGGGCGCCAGCGCGTCGTGGAACAGCGCAAAGACCTCGGCATCGGCAGCGGGGTCGCGGCTGAACAGCTCGAACCCGCATTGCAGGTATTCGTGGTCGCGCGGCGTCTCGGGGCGGGTATCGCCCATGTCCTGCTTGCGGAAGACCTCGCCCAGATAGCAATAGCGGGCGGGCTCGGCCCCGTTCGACATATGCGCCTGGACGACCGGCACGGTGAAGTCCGGGCGCAGCATCATCTCGCCCCGGATCGGGTCCTGGGTGACATAGGCGCGGGCGCGGATATCCTCGCCATACAGATCCAGCAGGTCGCCCGCGGGCAGCAGGATGTCGGGCGCGATCTCCTCGGCGCCCGCGTCGCGAAAGCGCGCCAGCAGGCGCTGGCCCACGGATTGCTTGGCCTGCTTGGGGATCATGACAGGATGCGCCGGACTTCGGCGACCAGATCGGCGCGGGCGACCTCGGTCTGGGCGGGCTGGGATTTCCATTCCTCGACCGAGGCCTCGGCCGCGATCCGGGCGCCCAGGACCAGGTCCTTGACCTGAACGACGCCGCGCGCCGCCTCGTCCGCGCCTTGGATGATCGCCACGGGCGCGCCGCGCTTGTCGGCGTATTTCAGCTGGTTGCCGAAGTTCTTGGGGTTGCCCAGATAGACCTCGGCCCGGATGCCCGCCGCGCGCAGATCGGCGGCCATGGCCTGATAGTCGCCCATTCGGTCGCGGTCCATCACGGTCACCACGACC
Above is a genomic segment from Paracoccus aestuarii containing:
- a CDS encoding ATP phosphoribosyltransferase regulatory subunit; its protein translation is MIPKQAKQSVGQRLLARFRDAGAEEIAPDILLPAGDLLDLYGEDIRARAYVTQDPIRGEMMLRPDFTVPVVQAHMSNGAEPARYCYLGEVFRKQDMGDTRPETPRDHEYLQCGFELFSRDPAADAEVFALFHDALAPLGLQAQTGDMGLLLDAVRGLPLTQARAEALMHHIWRPGRFARMLARFSAPAVARDFPEGPAPWAGMRTEEEMIRRIARLRGDAAVAPLPPAWSERLDRLFALRAPAPEALPALADLARDMPAIAPAVARIRARFDAIAACGIDLGAVIFDASHGRMTMEYYDGFTFSFLADRAGWPPVASGGRYDALTRVLGRGREIPAVGGIIRPGLVAELEGRA